In Calonectris borealis chromosome 25, bCalBor7.hap1.2, whole genome shotgun sequence, the following proteins share a genomic window:
- the SNRNP40 gene encoding LOW QUALITY PROTEIN: U5 small nuclear ribonucleoprotein 40 kDa protein (The sequence of the model RefSeq protein was modified relative to this genomic sequence to represent the inferred CDS: deleted 2 bases in 1 codon), giving the protein MGEREGGAERAGAGGAAMIEQHKRKVPGGGPGPGPGPGPGPAPAPAPAPGAAPAPGPDLPLVPVAAKRPRHEAPGAPGGGGGGGAGGGQPPPGALLQAGPPRCSSLQAPIMLLSGHEGEVYCCKFHPNGNTLASAGFDRLILLWNVYGDCDNYATLKGHSGAVMELHYNTDGSMLFSASTDKTVAVWDSETGERVKRLKGHTSFVNSCYPARRGPQLVCTGSDDGTVKLWDIRKKAAVQTFQNTYQVLAVTFNDTSDQIISGGIDNDIKVWDLRQNKLTYTMRGHADSVTGLSLSSEGSYLLSNAMDNTVRIWDVRPFAPKERCVKIFQGNVHNFEKNLLRCSWSPDGSKIAGGSADRFVYVWDTTSRRILYKLPGHAGSVNELAFHPEEPIILSASSDKRLYMGEIQ; this is encoded by the exons ATGGGGGAGCGGgagggcggggcggagcgggcgggcgcgggcggc gcggcgaTGATCGAGCAGCACAAGCGGAAGGTcccgggcggcggccccggccccggccccggccccggccctggccccgctcccgctcccgctcccgccccgggcgccgcccccgcccccggccccgaccTCCCGCTCGTGCCCGTGGCGGCCAAGCGGCCCCGCCATGAGGCGCCgggggcgccgggcggcggcggcggcggcggcgccggcggcgggcagcccccccccggggccctgctGCAGGCG GGCCCGCCGCGCTGCTCCTCCCTGCAGGCCCCCATCATGCTGCTCTCGGGGCACGAAGGAGAGGTGTACTGCTGCAAGTTCCACCCCAACGGCAACACCCTCGCCTCCGCCGGCTTCGACAGGCTCATCC tACTGTGGAACGTCTACGGGGACTGCGACAACTACGCCACCCTGAAGGGACACAGCGGGGCGGTTATGGAGCTGCACTATAACACAGACGGCAG CATGCTCTTCTCAGCATCCACAGACAAAACCGTGGCTGTGTGGGACAGTGAGACTGGAGAGAGAGTGAAGAGACTGAAGGGCCATACCTCGTTCGTTAACTCCTGTTACCCAGCGAGGCGAGGACCCCAGCTTGTCTGTACAGGCAGTGATGATGGGACAGTGAAG CTGTGGGATATCAGGAAAAAAGCTGCTGTCCAGACATTTCAGAACACGTACCAGGTCTTGGCTGTAACTTTCAATGACACCAGTGATCAGATCATATCCGGAGGCATCGACAACGATATTAAG GTGTGGGACCTTCGCCAGAACAAGCTCACCTACACGATGAGAGGACACGCGGACTCGGTGACGGGCCTCAGTCTGAGTTCGGAAGGCTCCTACCTGCTCTCCAACGCGATGGACAACACAG TTCGCATCTGGGATGTGCGACCGTTTGCCCCTAAAGAGAGATGTGTAAAGATTTTCCAGGGGAATGTACATAATTTTGAAAAG aatcttCTGAGGTGCTCTTGGTCCCCAGATGGGAGTAAAATCGCAGGGGGATCGGCTGACAG GTTTGTCTACGTGTGGGACACCACATCCAGGAGGATTTTGTACAAGCTGCCAGGCCACGCCGGGTCAGTGAACGAACTGGCTTTCCATCCAGAGGAACCCATTA TACTCTCCGCATCCAGCGACAAAAGACTGTATATGGGGGAGATCCAGTGA